A segment of the Thermoplasmatales archaeon genome:
AATCTCCTCTCTGCAATTCAAGAAGCTTATTCAGTGCATTTCTATCTCCAAATATAGCTTTTCTAACTATTTCAAGTCTTGATGGATTTAAAAACATATGCTCGGTTCTACATAACCCTATTCCCTCCGCCCCGAATTCCATAGCTTTTTTAGCATCTTCTGGCAAATCCGCATTTGCATAAACCTTCATTTTCCTGATTTCATCCGCCCAAGAAAGAATCTCTTTAAGCTCATCTGGAAAATCCGCTTCAGAAAGCTCTGCAATTCCTTCATAAACATCTCCAGTGCTTCCATCCATTGAAATGAAATCTCCTTCCTTAAGAATTCTTCCATTTGCAAATATCTCCTTCTTCCCCTCATCAATTTTTATATTACATCCAACAATGCAAGGAATCCCTAAGCCCCTGCTGACAACCGCTGCATGGGATGTAAGTCCTCCTCTTGCGGTTATGACGCCCTGCGCTCTCGCAACCCCATGAATATCATCCGGGCTTGTCTCCTCTCTTATTAAAATGATTTTTTCTTTCAGCCCTTTTTCATATGTTTCATCTGGGGATAAGCAAATTTTTCCGATCGCTGCGCCGGGTGAGGCGGGCAGGCCTTTTGCTATTCTTTGGGATGCTTCTTTTATGCGCTTGTGCAACAGCTGATTCAATGAGCTTGTATCTATCCTGAGTAACGCCTCTTCCTTTCCTATCAACCCTTCTTTCACCATATCAAAGGCTATTTTCACATCCGCTTTTGCAGTTCTCTTTCCTTTTCTAGTTTGAAGTATATATAATTTACCTCTTTCAACAGTAAATTCTATATCCTGCATATCTCTATAATGTCTTTCAATTTTCTTTGATACATTACATATTTCCTCATATAAATTTGGATTTATTTCCTTTAACTTTTCAATAGGTAAAGGTGTTCTTTTTCCAGATACTATATCCTCACCCTGTGCATTTATCAGAAATTCTCCATAGATTTTGTTTTTTCCATCAGATGGATTTCTCGTAAAAATAACTCCAGTACATGAATCATTTCCAAGATTCCCAAAAACCATTACCTGCACAATGACTGCTGTACCGAGATCATGAGGTATATTCTTAATTTTCCTGTAATTTATCGCCCTCTCATTATTCCAGGAATTAAAAACCGCAGAAATAGCTATGAAAAGTTGCTCATAAGGGTCTGGCAAATCAAAAATTTTCTTATATTCTTCAACAATCTCTTTTAGCGCATTGAGATGAAGATGGCTATCTTCTTCAACACCTTCCTCCTTCTTTTTATTATCAAGCAATTCATCAAATTTTTTAGCATCTATTCCCATAGCAACTTTACCAAAAATTGCAAGAAAACGCCTGAAAGCATCATATGCAAATCTCTTATCAGAGATTTTTTCAACAATCTCCTCACTCATTCCAAGATTTATTATAGTATCCATCATTCCAGGCATCGAAACAGGCGCCCCAGAGCGCACAGAAAGAAGCAATGGCTCATCTCCTCCAAACTTTTTACCTGTCCTTTCTTCTAATTTCTTAAGAGCATTTAAAATTTCTTCTCTTATATCCTCACTTATCTTCCCTTCCTCAAAATATCTCCTGCAAGCATCTGTTGAAATTATGAAGCCAGGAGGAACAGGAACCCCTATTTTAACTAATTCACATAAATGTGCTCCCTTATTTCCAAGAATTCTGCTCATTTCCTTATTTCCTTCCTCAAATAGATATACATATTTCATTTTCACTTCTATACAAAGCAATTTAAATAATTTTCGTTTTTAAATTACTCTTTTAATTTTACCAACAGATGAAAAATGCATCAATTCATCACTTATTGCATATATTTCCATTACATCAACATCATAGCTTTTTAGTATCGGGGAAAGATATTCTTCATTTGATGCGGATGATACATCTGTTCCACTTGCCAGAGGACTCATTGCGGGCAAAACAACCATTTCCTTGCTAATTAAAAAGCAGGGTAATTTTGCTACAACACCTACTTTGTCCCTAATAACTAGGGACGGATGCTCATGTCCAATTACAATTTTATCTCCATTTGCCTCTTTATGCCCGTGAACAAATTTTATTTCCCCATATTCATATTCATCTTTAACTTCAACATTAAATTTTTTTGCAATTGTTTTTATAAAGTTATCATGATTTCCTCTAACAATAATTACTTCAAGCTTTTTGACTAAAAAATCTAAAAGCTCACTCACTTCATTCCATTCCTGCTTCAAATTCTTTCCAAATTCATGCTTAAAATCCCCGTTTATA
Coding sequences within it:
- a CDS encoding pyruvate, phosphate dikinase translates to MKYVYLFEEGNKEMSRILGNKGAHLCELVKIGVPVPPGFIISTDACRRYFEEGKISEDIREEILNALKKLEERTGKKFGGDEPLLLSVRSGAPVSMPGMMDTIINLGMSEEIVEKISDKRFAYDAFRRFLAIFGKVAMGIDAKKFDELLDNKKKEEGVEEDSHLHLNALKEIVEEYKKIFDLPDPYEQLFIAISAVFNSWNNERAINYRKIKNIPHDLGTAVIVQVMVFGNLGNDSCTGVIFTRNPSDGKNKIYGEFLINAQGEDIVSGKRTPLPIEKLKEINPNLYEEICNVSKKIERHYRDMQDIEFTVERGKLYILQTRKGKRTAKADVKIAFDMVKEGLIGKEEALLRIDTSSLNQLLHKRIKEASQRIAKGLPASPGAAIGKICLSPDETYEKGLKEKIILIREETSPDDIHGVARAQGVITARGGLTSHAAVVSRGLGIPCIVGCNIKIDEGKKEIFANGRILKEGDFISMDGSTGDVYEGIAELSEADFPDELKEILSWADEIRKMKVYANADLPEDAKKAMEFGAEGIGLCRTEHMFLNPSRLEIVRKAIFGDRNALNKLLELQRGDFIEIFEIVGEKPIVIRLLDAPLHEFLPKYEELLEKKIKGKMSEEEEKVFEIVKKLREANPMLGFRGVRLGIKMPEIYAMQTRAIIEAVIEVKKKGNNSIPYIEIPVVSDANEIRNVKKNIVNEVEKIFKEKGMKVSYKIGTMIELPRACLTADEIGKEVDFISFGTNDLTQTTFGFSRDDAEEKFLKEYIEMGIIQEDPFVTLDFKGVGELMRIAVEKARSVNRKIEIGICGEHGGEEKSIKFCYSIGLDSISCSPYRLISARISAAKASIEKNIPDHLIL
- a CDS encoding metallophosphoesterase; the encoded protein is MYEIKKYGFKISNLYSILIDNIAVFSDLHIGYEGVLRMEGAMIPKYQKKVIKKRIEEIIRRYNPDKIVINGDFKHEFGKNLKQEWNEVSELLDFLVKKLEVIIVRGNHDNFIKTIAKKFNVEVKDEYEYGEIKFVHGHKEANGDKIVIGHEHPSLVIRDKVGVVAKLPCFLISKEMVVLPAMSPLASGTDVSSASNEEYLSPILKSYDVDVMEIYAISDELMHFSSVGKIKRVI